Below is a window of Hydrogenimonas sp. DNA.
GGTGCAGCTATCTTCCGGAGATGAAGACGCGAATGTACTACCGCTATATGCGAAATGCGAGCAGAGCTCTTGTCTCGAAGCTGGTCGAACGCGGATGGAGACGCTTCGGATGCTACTTCTTCCACCCTATCTGCGCCGGATGCAGCGCCTGCAAAAGCCTGCGGATAGATGCGCAGAACTTCACCCTCTTTAGGTCACAGAAGCGTGTCATGAAAAAAAACCGGGATACGCTGATACATATAAGAACACCCGGCATGACGCAGGAGCACCTCGACCTCTACAACCGTTTCCACAAACATAAAAGCGAGACGGTCGGCTGGAACTACACCCCTATAAATCCGCAGCTCTATTACGAAAATTTCGTAGACGGAGCGCACGATTTCGGAAAAGAGGTGCTCTACTTCAGAGACGACAGGCTGGTCGGGGTAGACCTCATAGACATCACCGAAGACGGCATCTCTTCAATATACTTCTACTACGATCCCGACTACTCCCCGTTTTCGCTGGGAACCTACTCTCTCCTGATGCAGATAGAGCTTGCGAAGAGGATGGATCTGCGCTGGATCTATCTCGGCTACTGGGTCGACGGATGCCGCTCATTCGCATACAAGATGAACTACCGCCCCCTGGAGATCCTCGACGGCTTTCCCCCGCTGGAAGAGAGAGCGGTTTGGATACCGCTGCAGCAGGCATAAACCAGCTTTTTGAAAATTCGAAGGCATCGTTGCATACATAGTTCACAGAAGCGCTGCAAAAACGGACCTCTATAGTTTCCGGCAAGGCTTCTGTTAAGCGCTTGCAGTCCGGCCCGACGGTGAGTATAAACTATATTTTTTAGAGCGAATCTTAATTCGGAGTAATTTTATCCCATTTATTAAAAAATCAGACTACTTGATCTTCTTTATCGGAATTTTTGAACAATTTGCTACAATCCGCCCGAAAAATAATAGATATAAGGAGACAAAGATGAAAAGATCGTTTCTGATTGCGGCGACATTCGCCTTCACACTCTCTGCATTCGCACAGGATACTGTCTATTATGCGGACACTACCTACGGTCCTTCAGATACCGTAGTCCACTACGACAACGACAGGCACCAGGAGAAAAACGGTAACGGTATGGACCAGACAAACATACCAAACAACGATATATATACGGAGTCAAAAGATAAGTAACCGGCGTTACACAGGGGACGTTCACTCCCCGCCAAAACCCGGGCTTCGCTTAACATAGGGAAGCTGGATGTTGCGCCGATTCGCAACACCCTCTCTCAAAGCTTCCCTATCTGCCTCTCTATAATGGAGAGTATAGTCTCAAACTCCTCTTCGGGAATCTTTCCGCTTCTTGCATAAATAACCGTACCTTTCGGGTCTATAACGGCGATATTGGCATCGCCATCGGCCATTTGCCATACCTCTACACCCTTTTTTACCATATCTTTGACATAGATCGTGTCGGGATACCTCTTCTGCTTGCTTTTCAGTGCTGCCGCTATCGCGAAGTTGGGCATCCATGTAGCTTCCATATTTATGACAGCGACGGATCGGTAGCGGCTTCGGTCGAATTTTCTGGCTTTCAGCCTTTCTACAAACGGTTCGTTGAGATCCTTCTTGTCGGGGTCGACATAAAAAATCACTGTCACCTTGCCTCTCAACAGATCACTCTTGAAAGGAGTACCGTCTACCCTCCCGCCATCCTTTCCCGAAAGCTCGAGAGAGGGGAGCGGCTCCCCGACTTCGAGCGCAAAAACAGGAATTGATATCAAAAAGGCCGTCAGCAGAAGCTTTAGCGATCTCACTTAAGCAGCGACTCCGCCCGGGCGACTACATTGTCGATTGTAAAACCGAAGTGTTTGAAGAGATCTGAAGCTTTTCCGCTGGCGCCGAAACTCTCCATACACAAAACGTCGTCGGCGAAGCGGTACCACTCGCTGCCGCTTGCGGCTTCTATGGCCAGAACCCTGGTATTCGGGTCGATAACACTCTTTATATACTCCTCATCCTGTTCAAGGAAGAGCTCGTAACATGGAACAGAGACGACGTTTGCCATGACTCCGCGCTCCTCGAGATGGCAGCCGCTCTGTAGGGCTAGCATAACTTCGCTCCCGCTCGCAACGAGTGTCAAAGCCGCATTCTCCCGCCTTTTGATCAGGTAGCCCCCCTTCTCCGCGCTTCCGAAGGCGATCTTATCTTCCCCTTTGAGAACTTTCAGCTTCTGGCGGCTGCATACGAAGGCCGAGGGGGCGTTCAGCCTGAGCGCAACCTTCCAGCAGGCGACATTTTCACTCGCGTCAGCCGGGCGGAAAGTATAGAAGTCGGGAAGCGCTCTGAACTGGCTCAGATGCTCTATGGGCTGATGTGTCGGTCCATCTTCTCCCACTCCGATACTGTCGTGCGTCCAGACGAAGAAGTGTCGAAGACCGCTGAGCGCGGCAATCCTCACGGCCGGCTTCATATAGTCGCTGAATACGAAGAATGTAGCACTGAAAGGCAGAAGCGGCCCATACGCCGCGATAGCGTTGCAGATGGCCGCCATCGCATGTTCACGGATTCCGAAGTGCATATTCCTGCCCAGAGGGAAGTCGCGCATATCTTTCAGCTCTGTCTTGTTGGATGGTGCAAGATCGGCGCTTCCTCCGAAAAATCCGGGGACCGCTTTCGCGATCGCATTTAGAATCTTCCCGTTGCTGTCGCGGGTGGCGACTTCGCTGCCGGGCTCGAACTCCGGCCACTCGATGGAGTCGAAATCGGGGTTGAGAAGTCTGTTCAGAGCTTCGTTCTGCTCTATGTATGGAGCCTGTTTCAGAAGATGGTTCCACTCCTTCTCCGCAAGCTCACCCTCTTCGACGGCACACCGGAACCTGACCAGCACGTCATCCGGCACATAAAACTTTTTGTCGGGATCGAACCCTGCGACCTCTTTTGCCCTGCGTATAAGATCTTCACCGAGCGGCGCACCGTGGCTGTTGTGATCGCCCGCCATTTCCAATGCGCCTTTCGCGATAATCGTATGGGCTATTATCAGCACAGGCCTGTCGGCCTTTTTCGCAAGCTCCAGGGTCTCGTCTATCTGCTCGTAGTTGTGGCCGTCGGTCTCCAGAACTTTCCACCCCTGCGCTTCGAACCTCAACTTCACATCCTCGTCCCACGCCAGGGATGTATCCCCTTCGATCGTGATCCTGTTCGAGTCGTAGATCATGATGAGATTGTCAAGCTGCTGCTTTCCGGCGATGGCGCACGCTTCGTAGCTGATCCCCTCCATCAGGTCTCCGTCTCCGCAGAGACAGTAGACGTAGTGGTCTATGATCTTCGCCGTTTCGGAGTTGACCATGTTCGCGCAGTATCTGCTCGCCATCGCGAACCCTACCGCATTGGCCACACCCTGCCCCAGCGGCCCGGTCGTTATCTCTATTCCGGGCGTATGTCCATACTCCGGGTGTCCCGGTGTCCTGCTGCCGAGCTGGCGGAAGTTCTTTATATCCTCCATAGAGAGGTCGTAGCCCCAAAGATACAGAAGAGAGTAGATGAGACCCGTAGCGTGGCCTCCGCTGAAGACCAGCCTGTCCCTGTTCAGCCATTTCGGATTTTTAGGGTTGTGCTTCAGGTGCCTGCTGAGCACGACCGCAATATCTGCAAGCCCCATCGGAGCACCTGGGTGTCCGCTGTTCGCCTGCTGAATCATATCGGCCGCCAGAAAACGTATTGTGTCGGCCATCTTTTTCATCATCTGGTTATCCATAAAAGAGTTCCTTTTTCATTGAGTGGGAGGTTAGAAGTGAGCAGTGGAAATTCGACGCTTTCCACTGCTCACCCCTGACCTGTCACTTCCGCCTGTGCCTGTAGAGGTAGTTTTTCAATATCGGCTCCAGCTCGGATCTGAGCGGTTCGTCAAAGCCCTCCAGCGTCTGCGCCACACTCTCGGCCAGTCTCTCCGCACGCTGCACGGAGCCTTCGAGACCGAAGTGGTTTATATAGCTGTTTTTATCCTCGTCGTTGCCGGTTGTCTTTCCCGCATCCTCGGAGCTGCTGGTGGCATCTATGATGTCGTCCTGTATCTGAAAGAGCAGACCCAGATCGAGCCCGAATCTGAAAAGCTCATCCTGCATCCTCTTGTCGAGCCCCGCTATGATCGCACCCATTTTGAGGCTTGCGGCGATAAGCCTGCCGGTCTTGTACTCATGCAGAAAGTCAACCTGCTCGGTACTCAGCTTCTCTCCCTCGAAATAGCAGTCTATCGCCTGCCCGAGAACCATGCCGCCTATTCCGCCGCTGTAGGCAAGCTCCTTGATGAGGGCGACTTTGACATCGTTGTGCAGAGGTGCGTCGGCGATAAGGTAAAATGAATGGGTGTTCAGGGCATCTCCAACCAGCACCGCGGTCACCTCGTCGTAGCGCTTGTGAAGCGTAGGTTCGCCGCGGCGAAGATCGGCATTGTCCATAACCGGCAGGTCGTCGTGCACAAGCGAATAGGTGTGCAGCATCTCCAGTGCCATTGCCGCCGGATAAGCACTCTCTCTCAACAGAGGTGTATAGGCATCTACGACGGCCAGCAGAAGCTGCGGCCTGAACCTCTTTCCGCCGGCCTCGAGCATAGCCCCCAGCGCCTTGTCGAAAGTGGGATGGAAACTTGGAGCTTTGGGAAGATTGGCCCTCAGATAGGCTTCGAAGTTCTGCATGGACACCCTCAATATATTTTGCGAATTATAGCGAAGTAGGGAGTAAAAAAAACTGAAACCCTTCACGCTCCCAAAGCATATTTTCGGGTGTGCGTTTCTGTACCGCGTAACCGCTCAGCACTTCTCTGACTTCGGCTTCGCCGCCTACCGGTTTTCCGTCTATCATGAGCAGTCTGTCTCCGACTCTCAGCCCCTTTTTGTAGGATATGGAAGAGGTATCGATTTCGCTTATTCGAAGCGATTTAGAGAAGTGCATACCGAAACGCTCCAAAAAGGTGTCGGAGAGTACTCCCCCTCCCCGTCTGTCGAAACAGGGAGCTTCGACACTCACACTCTTTCCGTTTCGCTCTACACCGAAAGTGAGCCTCTCTCCGACCCTGCAGCCGTCGACCAGCTCCCTCGTTTTTCTCAATGAGGGGTGATCGAAACTCCCCGCTTTCAAAATCTTGTCACCGGGCATCAGACCGGAACCGGCAAACGGATCGACGCTATCTACGACAACGCCTATCTTTTTCTCCGCAAAACGGGCACCCACATCGGAGTGGCTTGTATCGCCTTCAAGAAGCCTGCGGATCGCTTCGGCATCGAACCACCTGCCCTCGCCGTCGAAGATACCGGCAAGTCTGCAGCATCCGGAGAAGAGCGCCCCTTCATGTCCGGGCCTTTTCGCCAGCTCACCCGCATAGACGGAGACCGGGTAGGTTCGTATGGGGTGTTTCGATTCGGTTTTGTCGGGGCAGATATAGAGCGGGGGTTTGGCATCGCTAAGATAGAGCGGTTTTGAAGCCCTCTCTTCAAAGAGACAGATCCCCCTGAAGCGGTCATGGGCGACCACCTTTTTTCTGTCGGGGCACTTCATGGAGACGAAGCGGTTTACGCCGACAGCGAAGGAGGGGTGTCCGCCGATGATCTTATAGCTTCCGGGGAAAAAGTCGAAGCAGCCTCTATCGGCCGCAAAAGTCTGGCTGAAGAGTAGAACGGAGGTTAAAAGAAGGGTACGCAGCGGCATCAGCTCGGGCTGCCGCCCCCTCCAAACGGATTGATGCCGCCCATCATGCTCAAGGCGGCACTCTTTTTGTTATCCTCGACCATCTTAATAACGTCGTTTATTGCCGAGATGAGCAGTATCTGAAGAGCCTCTTTGTCCTCCAGCAGCGAGTCGTCTATCTCTATATCGATAATCTCCCCTTTGCCGTTAGCGGTCACTTTGACGAGTCCGCCGCCGCTCTTGGCGGTAAGCTCTACCGATTCACTCTTCTCCTCGAGCTCCTTGGCCCGCTTCTGAACCTCTTCGAGCATCTTGCCCAGATCGCCCAGGTCCATACCTTCAAACACCTATATCTCCTCGTGGACTGCGGCTATGGTGTTGCTATCTTCGTTCATAAGCACCACGGTCGGTTTGTAACTCTCGAGCTCTTTTTCGTCGTAAGAGGCGTAGGCGACGATGATGATCTTGTCCCCCTGGTGAGCTTTTCTGGCCGCCGCACCGTTTAGGCATATATCGCCTTTGCCTCTTTCGCCTTTGATGATATATGTACTGAAACGCTCACCGTTGTTGATGTTGAGAATCTCCACTTTCTGCCCTACACGCATCTTTGCCGCATCGAGAAGATCTTCATCAATGGTGATGGAACCGACATAGTTCAGGTTGGCATCCGTCACCGTGGCACGGTGGATTTTTGAGTAGAGCATCTCTATACGCATCTAGCTCGCTCCGGTCATCTTCATCATCTGTTCGGGCGTTATAGGATCGTCCCACGCCTCATGCTCTATAACGAACTCTTCGACCACTTTCCCGCCAATGATATGCTCGTCGATAATGCGGTCTATCTTCTCTTTGGTAAGTCCGGCATACATGACATGACCCGGCTCAACCAGCATTACGGGGCCGTAGCTGCAGCGGTTGAGACAGCCGGTACGTACCGGCTGAACCGTGCCTATGATACCCTTCTCCATAAGGCGCTGTGCCAGATGCTGAAAAAGATCTCTGTTCTCGTTTGTCACACAGCTCGGCTTCGGCATACCCGGAGGCGAAGACTGCTCACACTTGAAAATATAGAATGCTGGTTGCGGTATTCCCATTTTCCCAATCCTTTATATAAGATAAAAATTGTCCAAATTATAGTATTTGAGCCTTAACCTAGAATTACACTATAATTTTACCAAAATTTGTCAAAAAAACGAGACACATCCATGGATATGCAGCTTATCTTTAACTACACCCTTCTCGTCGGAGGAGAAATTCTGGCGATTGTAGCACTGCTGCACATGATCGCCACGAGACGCTCCCCGAGCAGCATGATAGCCTGGATGCTCGCCATTTTCATATTTCCATACATTGCAGTACCCTTCTACTTCCTCTTCGGCCACAGAAAACTGATAAAACGGTATCAGAAGTTCCGTTTCTCTCTAAAGCCTATAGAGAGCGGCACCGCGGCCGGCAGGCACCCTGTGGAGAGGCTGCTGGAGACCGACGGAATCCCTCCTGCGACCGACGATAACTCGTTTACCCTGATAGACTCCCCCTCAAAAGTCTACGAGGCCCTGGAGGAGTCCATACAGAAAGCCGAAAAGAGCATAGAAATATGCGTCTACCAGTTTACAATCGATAAGACTACGAAACCTCTTGTCGAGCTACTTTGCGAAAAAGCCTCTGCCGGTGTCAGGGTCCGCCTTCTTCTGGATTCGATCGGTTCACTTGGGCTCTACCTCTTTCCCGCCCCTCTGGATCGACTCAAAAAGAGCGGGGCGGAGATAGCCTTTTTCATGCCCTTTCTAAAACTCCCGTTGAGAAACTTCATCAATCTGAGAAACCATAGAAAGATCTTCATTTTCGACGGAATAGAGACCTACACGGGAGGTATGAACCTTTCAGAAAAGTACTTCGCAAAAGATGAGAGCCTACCCCTCTACAGAGATTTTCTGTGCCGCATCGAAGGCAAGGCGACACACTTCTACGCGCAGATCTTCGCAATGGACTGGGCATTCGCGACAAATAGCGTTCCGACCCTTCCGAAACCTCCATCCGGAGAGTTCGGTTCCGCCTCCGTACAGGTGATACCATCGGGACCCGATACCCCCTCGGAAGCGCTCGTCGAAGCGCTTCTGAGCCTCATCTACTCCGCATCTTCACAGATCAGGATCGTAACTCCATACTTCGTTTTGAACGAAGATTTCATGCAGGCGCTTATCATAGCTCTCCATAGGGGTGTGGATGTCACCGTAATCGTACCGGAACACTCCGACCATGCAATCTCCGACATCGGACGCGGAAGTTATTTGAGGGAGCTTCACTCAGACGGCGGAAAGATACTGCTCTACAGGGGGAAGATACTGCACGCGAAAGCGATCCTCTTCGACAGAAGCTGCGCAAGCATAGGATCAGTAAACTTCGACAACAGGAGTCTTTTCTACAACTTCGAGGCTACCGGATTCATCTACTCCGAAGAGGAGATTCTCAGCATAGAGGAGTGGATGGAGAAGATTATGAAAAACTGCATCCCCTACTCGCCGCCGCGGAGTGTCGTCAAGAGGCACACGGAGAACTTTATGAGAATTCTCTCGCCGCTGGTATAATCGATTTATGAAAGAGAGAGATATATACAGATTCGGCTTTTTGTGCTGGAATATACAGAAGCGCTCCCTAAGCGCGGAGTTTCAACACACATTTTCCCATCTGTTGAAAAACTACCGGTGCGATCTGATAGCCCTTCAGGAGGTGAAGGTGGCACATGCCGGACTGCCGGGACACTTTCAGGACTATCACACGGCATTAAGCTGCAACTTCGAGCGCAACGGCCACAGGTTCGGCGTCATGACACTCTCCAGACTGCCGATAGCACAGAAAACTCTATTTACAACCAAAGTGCGTGAAGCAGGAATCGCCACGAGAAAGAGCGCTTTGCTGAGCAGGCACACCCTTCACAACGGCAAAAGAGTGGCGCTTTTGAATCTCCATGCCATTAACTTCGTTCCATACAGGCTTTTCGCGAAAGAGCTCAACCGCATCAGAGAGCTGATAGAGAGTGTCGAAGAGGAGAGTTTTATCGTCGCCGGAGACTTCAATACATGGAGTGCCAAGAGGCAGAGGCTGCTCGAGAAGGTTACGGAAAAATCGAACCTGGTCAGACTGATACCGGAAAACAGTAAAGATATAAAGTCTATCCTGGGCCGGCCGCTCGACCATATCTACTACCGCGGGCTCAAAGCTCTCTCATCGATCGTCATCGACACTACGGTATCGGACCACAATCCTATATATGCGAGATTCAGCGACGGCTGAGAATCTCCCTCACCACCTCACGGTCATCAAACGGAACTCTCTTGCCGCCTATCTCCTGCCAGCTCTCGTCTCCCTTTCCGAGTATCAGCAGCACCTCGTTCGGCTCCAACTCCGCAAGTGCCCGCTCTATCGCGGCTCTGCGGTCCACGATCTTCTCCATTTTTCGGCTATCCTCCACCCCTTCGGAGATTTCGTCGATGATTTTGGCCGGATCTTCGCTTCGCGGGTTGTCGCTCGTAATGTAGACCTTCTTAGCCATAGAGGCGGCCGCGCGCCCCATAGCGGGGCGTTTCGTTGCATCCCTCTCTCCCCCGGCACCGAAAACCACCCGAATCTCCTTCTCTTTCAGGGAGTCCAGAACCTGGCGGATTCCATCTTCGGTGTGGGCAAAATCCACAATCACCAGAGGATCTTCACTCACAATCTCCATTCTTCCCGCGACTCCGCCGAAGTTTTCCGCAGCATCACAGATGTCGGCCAGATCTTCATCGGTAAGAATATGTACTGCCGCAACGGCTGCAGTTATGTTATAGAGATTGAAAAAACCGTGAAGTGAAGTTTCAAGCGGCAGAACGGTCTCGAAGTGCTTAAGCACCCCGCTTACTCCCCCCTCAAGCGTATAGGCCATTATCTTGTATGTCGCCGGATTCTCTATACCGTATCCGAAAGCGTTTTTCGGGTTGAATTTCAAAATCTCCTCATCCCGGTTTATCAGCTTCTTTCCCTCATCCTGAAAAAAGCTGCTCTTTACGGCCCTGTATGCCTCGAGCGATCCGTGATAGTCGAGATGGTCACTGGTTATATTGGTATGTATCTTGAGAGAGAACTCTATACCGCCGATCCGCTCCTGCTCAATGGCGTGCGAACTAACTTCCATCACGAAAAATTCGCAGCCTCTCTTTTTCGCCTCGTACATATGTGCGAATGTAGCGAGTGCGGGAGGGGTCGTCAGGGTTTTCGGCTCCACCCTCTCGTCGTTTATGAAGAGCCCTCTTGTCCCCTGTAGGGCCGCTTTGTAGTCAAGATCGAGAAGTATGGAGTAGATAGCCGCGGCAGTGGTCGTTTTGCCGTTCGTCCCTGTAACGCCTACGACATCCAGTTCATCCAGTTTCAGTGATCTGTAGAGCTCTTCGACACATATGGTTTTCGAGCCTCTCTCCAGAGCTTCTCTCTCGAATCGCGCGTTCTGTGCGGTCAACAGGAAGAGTCTACCCTCTCCCGCTTCGCGGCTGTCATCGGTAACAGTCCCTACAGCACCTCCGAAATCTACAGTCAAGATCAGCCTTTGATCTTTTCGATAAGGTCCTGAATTCTCTCCTCGCCGGGGTAGGCGACGGCAGCACCTTCGATATAGCGCATCGCCATCTCGTTGAAGCCGTTGTCGACAAGCTGCTGAAGAAAGTCGAGCAGATCCTCCTTCTCGGTAATGACCACTTTGGTCGAGAACATAATATCTTCGAATGCCCGCCTGAAACTGCCTCTAAGAGTAACGAGCTCCTTGAAGTCACCGTAGGTGATACCCTCCGCAGCTTCGTCACGCACGAAGAGACTGCTCTCGAGCAGATCGGAGATCTTCTCCAGTGCATTATCGAGTGAGCCTATCATATCCTCGATAATACGCTCGGCATCCTCCTGACCCTCATCTTTGAGGACCTGGTAGTACTCGAAGAGTGCCTGCGCCTCCTCGTCGTTCTCCAGTGCGATATCGCTCAAAATGGCTCCGATTCTCGCCTCTTCCAGTTGAGGACAATCTTTGAGCAATATTCCGTACATTCTCAAAGCTTCATCGTAGTCACCTCTGTAGAAGAGGTTCTCAGCCCGATCGAGAATTTTTCTGTTCTCTTTGTTTATCATCATTTTCCTATTCCATCTTGTCCCACTGGTCTTCAAGACCGACCGGAACACTTATAACTTCTATCTCCGGATGAATATCCATGCGCATCTGTCGCTCGACACCGTACTTGATGGTACTGCCGCTGCTTGCGCACCCTACGCACGCCCCCTGCAG
It encodes the following:
- a CDS encoding arginine-tRNA-protein transferase, with protein sequence MNIQENSEHSIDFCMLDYRCSYLPEMKTRMYYRYMRNASRALVSKLVERGWRRFGCYFFHPICAGCSACKSLRIDAQNFTLFRSQKRVMKKNRDTLIHIRTPGMTQEHLDLYNRFHKHKSETVGWNYTPINPQLYYENFVDGAHDFGKEVLYFRDDRLVGVDLIDITEDGISSIYFYYDPDYSPFSLGTYSLLMQIELAKRMDLRWIYLGYWVDGCRSFAYKMNYRPLEILDGFPPLEERAVWIPLQQA
- a CDS encoding protein ytfJ precursor produces the protein MRSLKLLLTAFLISIPVFALEVGEPLPSLELSGKDGGRVDGTPFKSDLLRGKVTVIFYVDPDKKDLNEPFVERLKARKFDRSRYRSVAVINMEATWMPNFAIAAALKSKQKRYPDTIYVKDMVKKGVEVWQMADGDANIAVIDPKGTVIYARSGKIPEEEFETILSIIERQIGKL
- a CDS encoding transketolase, which codes for MDNQMMKKMADTIRFLAADMIQQANSGHPGAPMGLADIAVVLSRHLKHNPKNPKWLNRDRLVFSGGHATGLIYSLLYLWGYDLSMEDIKNFRQLGSRTPGHPEYGHTPGIEITTGPLGQGVANAVGFAMASRYCANMVNSETAKIIDHYVYCLCGDGDLMEGISYEACAIAGKQQLDNLIMIYDSNRITIEGDTSLAWDEDVKLRFEAQGWKVLETDGHNYEQIDETLELAKKADRPVLIIAHTIIAKGALEMAGDHNSHGAPLGEDLIRRAKEVAGFDPDKKFYVPDDVLVRFRCAVEEGELAEKEWNHLLKQAPYIEQNEALNRLLNPDFDSIEWPEFEPGSEVATRDSNGKILNAIAKAVPGFFGGSADLAPSNKTELKDMRDFPLGRNMHFGIREHAMAAICNAIAAYGPLLPFSATFFVFSDYMKPAVRIAALSGLRHFFVWTHDSIGVGEDGPTHQPIEHLSQFRALPDFYTFRPADASENVACWKVALRLNAPSAFVCSRQKLKVLKGEDKIAFGSAEKGGYLIKRRENAALTLVASGSEVMLALQSGCHLEERGVMANVVSVPCYELFLEQDEEYIKSVIDPNTRVLAIEAASGSEWYRFADDVLCMESFGASGKASDLFKHFGFTIDNVVARAESLLK
- a CDS encoding octaprenyl diphosphate synthase translates to MQNFEAYLRANLPKAPSFHPTFDKALGAMLEAGGKRFRPQLLLAVVDAYTPLLRESAYPAAMALEMLHTYSLVHDDLPVMDNADLRRGEPTLHKRYDEVTAVLVGDALNTHSFYLIADAPLHNDVKVALIKELAYSGGIGGMVLGQAIDCYFEGEKLSTEQVDFLHEYKTGRLIAASLKMGAIIAGLDKRMQDELFRFGLDLGLLFQIQDDIIDATSSSEDAGKTTGNDEDKNSYINHFGLEGSVQRAERLAESVAQTLEGFDEPLRSELEPILKNYLYRHRRK
- a CDS encoding aspartate 1-decarboxylase; this encodes MRIEMLYSKIHRATVTDANLNYVGSITIDEDLLDAAKMRVGQKVEILNINNGERFSTYIIKGERGKGDICLNGAAARKAHQGDKIIIVAYASYDEKELESYKPTVVLMNEDSNTIAAVHEEI
- a CDS encoding ferredoxin translates to MGIPQPAFYIFKCEQSSPPGMPKPSCVTNENRDLFQHLAQRLMEKGIIGTVQPVRTGCLNRCSYGPVMLVEPGHVMYAGLTKEKIDRIIDEHIIGGKVVEEFVIEHEAWDDPITPEQMMKMTGAS
- a CDS encoding cardiolipin synthetase is translated as MDMQLIFNYTLLVGGEILAIVALLHMIATRRSPSSMIAWMLAIFIFPYIAVPFYFLFGHRKLIKRYQKFRFSLKPIESGTAAGRHPVERLLETDGIPPATDDNSFTLIDSPSKVYEALEESIQKAEKSIEICVYQFTIDKTTKPLVELLCEKASAGVRVRLLLDSIGSLGLYLFPAPLDRLKKSGAEIAFFMPFLKLPLRNFINLRNHRKIFIFDGIETYTGGMNLSEKYFAKDESLPLYRDFLCRIEGKATHFYAQIFAMDWAFATNSVPTLPKPPSGEFGSASVQVIPSGPDTPSEALVEALLSLIYSASSQIRIVTPYFVLNEDFMQALIIALHRGVDVTVIVPEHSDHAISDIGRGSYLRELHSDGGKILLYRGKILHAKAILFDRSCASIGSVNFDNRSLFYNFEATGFIYSEEEILSIEEWMEKIMKNCIPYSPPRSVVKRHTENFMRILSPLV
- a CDS encoding UDP-N-acetylmuramoylalanyl-D-glutamate--2,6-diaminopimelate ligase: MTVDFGGAVGTVTDDSREAGEGRLFLLTAQNARFEREALERGSKTICVEELYRSLKLDELDVVGVTGTNGKTTTAAAIYSILLDLDYKAALQGTRGLFINDERVEPKTLTTPPALATFAHMYEAKKRGCEFFVMEVSSHAIEQERIGGIEFSLKIHTNITSDHLDYHGSLEAYRAVKSSFFQDEGKKLINRDEEILKFNPKNAFGYGIENPATYKIMAYTLEGGVSGVLKHFETVLPLETSLHGFFNLYNITAAVAAVHILTDEDLADICDAAENFGGVAGRMEIVSEDPLVIVDFAHTEDGIRQVLDSLKEKEIRVVFGAGGERDATKRPAMGRAAASMAKKVYITSDNPRSEDPAKIIDEISEGVEDSRKMEKIVDRRAAIERALAELEPNEVLLILGKGDESWQEIGGKRVPFDDREVVREILSRR
- a CDS encoding iron-sulfur cluster assembly scaffold protein NifU, with translation MIPFSDEDLYPAVENVIEKVRPSLALDGGDIKLLGVKNGKVYVQLQGACVGCASSGSTIKYGVERQMRMDIHPEIEVISVPVGLEDQWDKME